Within Claveliimonas bilis, the genomic segment GGATATACCGGACAGCATTACAGATGCACGTTCCATCACAGTTGAGATTAAAAATGAGACGGAAAGATATTATTGGTCTGCATATGCAGATTTGAACGATACCGGAGAATATTCTGTCAGCTTTGATATTACTTCTTATATGGCAAATGGAAAATGGATGTTGTCAGAGATAGAGCTTTCCACTGACAGCGGAAATATTCCTCTCGTAACAGAAGGGCAGGAGAACCTTTGGTTTGAAGTAACTGGCAACGATGTTGTGGATGAAGATACAGAAGCGCCGAAGATCACATCCATTGAAATAGATAAGAATGGTGAGATCCTTGAGGCGGGTGACTCTGCAGCAATCCGTATCAAGGCGGAGGATAATGTGGAGCTTGACACTTCTAACGCCGGCATAAGTATGTACGCAGCGGCTGACATTGCAGAGGGAAGCAGATACATTGAGCTGACGTGGAACGAAGAAGCACAGGTATTTGAAGGCGTATTTGAAGTGACAGAGGATACCTATCCATGCGAATGGTATATCGGTGAAGTGGACATTTCCGATATGTCCGGCAACAGAGCGTCTGTAAATGAAATCGGTCCGAATTCTGGCGCTACTTATCCCTGGTATGTTCAGGTAATGAACGGGTCTACCTTTGTGAATCCGACCTATACGGTCAATATCAGCTTTATGACATTAGACGCTGATGGAAAATGGCAGGAGGCGGGACGAGTTACCAAAGAAAATGTGGAGAGACGTACTACGTTGGCGGAGGCCGGGATCACCCTGCCGGAGTACTCAAGCCAATATGATGGCATCCAGCAGATCGGATGGCAGATGTCCACGGGCGGAGAAATAACTGCCGATACGCAGGTTATGGGAAATATGGGCTATATGTATGTCTATGCCAAATATGACAAGCTCCCGGTTTACATTTCTTACCGTTATGTAGGCGCGGATGGAGATGAGAAATATAAAGAAACAAAAGAACCCGTATTTATGCCTGGTGATGCTACCTATGGTGATGTAGAAACTTATCTGCAGAATGTTTCGGCGCCGGAAGAAAGTTTTGGGGATCTTGTATTCCAGAAGTGGGAGCTTGCTTCTTATCAGGATGCAGACGATCCGCTGATAACTTCGAATTTTGTATCTGTCAGCGCTTCATATGATAAGAATCTGGGTATTGTTTCCTTCGGCTACCTGGACAGCAAAGGAGAATGGAAACACGCCACAAAGATTTACCCTGTAGAAAAGGGATCGACCTACGGGGATGTGATAGAACAGGCAGAAACATTCCGCCCGGATGATCTCTCTGACGAGATAGAGCTGACTGGCTGGACTGCAGGCGAATATGAGGAATCTATGAAAGATGAAGCGCTGGACAATTACAGCTACATCAATCTGGAAGGAGAATATGGCGACAAGTATGTTGTGACAGGATGCAGGTTCTATTACACGAAAGACGGGTACCAGGCAGAGGATTCGGATATCTATATTGTAGATAAAGGCGCGAAATATTCAGAGGTTTATGAAATGCTTGAAAATCTGGATATGCCGGAGATGTATCCGGGACTCGACCTTGAACGCTGGGGGAAAGATTATGATGACAGCACAGAGATAAAGAACAGTGGAGAGGTAATTAGTATTTATGCGGTATACAAGCAGGCGATGATCCGTATGCTTATTGATCCGAAGTTTGAGAAACTGGACGGAGCAGGAGCAGGACCGGAAGAAGAGGTCGAGTTCATCAAATGTTTCGTTGTGGACAGAGGGGATGAGATCACTCTGCCATCCAGTTTTGAGGGATATGAAAATGTTACCTGGCTCAACTATCCGGAAGGCGGAAAAGTAACAGGAGATTACGACAGAACAGTATATGGTTACGTGGCAGGAGGAAGCTCACAGCCGGAGGACCCGGACGAGCCGTCCGTACCGGAAGATCCGGAACAGCCGACAGATCCGTCTGTACCTGGAGAAGAGGAGGGAACAAAACTTCCTGACAGCGCAGTATCGGATATTATTGAAGTGATCGAAAGCGCAGAACCTGGAGAAGATGTCAGTGTAGATATGGGCAGTGCAACAGTCATTTCCAAAGAGGTTCTTGAGGCTGCCAAGGGCAAAGATGTTGATCTTAAGCTTAATATGGGCAGCTATACATGGACGGTCAACGGACAGGATATCAAGGCTTCTGATCTGAAGGATATCAACCTGAAGGTAGATGTAAACACAAATGCGGTTCCAAGCAGTGTTGTGAAGAAACTGGCAGGAGATAATCCGACAATGCAGCTGTCTTTGGCGCATGAAGGAGAATTTGGATTCCTGGCTACTTTGACTTTAAATGTAGGAAGCCAGTATGCCGGAGAATATGGAAATCTGTTCTATTATGACAGCGATGGAAAAATGGTATATATTGACGCCGGTCTGGTGACACCGGAAGGGAACCTGTCGCTGACTTTCAGTCACGCTTCGGATTATGTTGTTGTCTTCAACGAAAAACAGATGTCTCAAAGTGATGTGCCGAATGATCTGCAGCCATTATCAGGCGGTGGAGCAGGCAATGCAGCGCAGGCGGGCAACGCGGCCAGAACAGGCGACACGGCTCCTATAGGAATGCTTATCGTTTTAATGTTGGCAGCTTTGGCATCAGTATCTGTGGTTGTGCTGAAGAGAAGAACCTCGGAGAAATAAAAAGATAAAATAAGGTGTTTACATGGAGATAGGGATAAAACCCCTATCTCCTTTTTTGCTCAGTGGGAAATGGAAAATTTTCCGTAAAAAAATATAAATGTGCAAAAGCGGAAAACTTTCCAAAAAGGCATTGAAACTATAATGCAAATGTGCTAACCTGAGTCCAACAAAAGTGACATACATTAAATAAAATAAGCGCTTAATTTAGTGAATGTTTACAAAAAAGGAAGTGGAGGACTAGGCAAGGTGGTTAAGACAAAGGAAGAGCTGATCAAGGGTTTATATGATTTGTTAGAAGAAACACAGATCAATCTTGAAGAAGAAGATCTGTATGAAGCATCTGCTGACAGATATAAGAAGTATGCAAAAGCCAAGAAGGTTTTGAACGTACCGGCTCCGGCAGCAATTGTTTATCCTTATACAGCAGAGGAAGTACAGAAACTTCTGGTTTACTGTAATGAAAATCAGATCAATGTCATTCCAAGAAGCGGCAAGACTGCGACAGAGGGAGGACTTGAAAACTGGAAAGAACTTACAATCGTAATTGATGCAAAAAATTTAAACAAAATTATCAAGATTGATACATATAACATGCAGGCAACTGTTCAGGCTGGTGTACAGCTTCAGGTACTGGAAGATGAACTTAGGAAACTGGGCTACACGACAGGACATTCTCCGCAGTCCAAACCGGTAGCAGAATACGGCGGACTGGTTGCTACAAGAAGTATCGGACAGTTTTCTACACTGTACGGCGGCATTGAAGACATGGTAGTCGGATTGGAATGTGTATTTCCAAACGGACATATTTCCAGAATTAAAAATGTTCCGAGAAGGTCAGGCGGGCCTGACATCAGACACATTCCGATCGGAAACGAAGGAACGCTGTGCTACATAACAGAAGTTACAGTGAAAATCTTCAAATATTATCCGGACAACAATAAGTTCTACGGATACCTGATCGATGATGTGGACACCGGAATTAAAATTCTCCGGGAAGTTGTAACAGAAGGTTTCCGTCCGTCCGTTGCAAGAACTTATTCCGAAGAAGATGCAAGACAGCATTTCTATCATTTTTATAAAGGAAAATGTGTTTTGATCTTCATGGCAGAAGGACCGAAAGGATTAGTAAAAGCAACATGCGACGCCATTGAGGAAGCTGTTGAGAAATTCAAAGACGGCGTATGTGAGCAGGTGGACAGCCAGCTGATCCAGGATTGGTTTGAACATCTCAACTGGTCACAGCAGGATTTGGATGATGAGCGCCAGGGAATGATCGACAATGACCGCCATGACGGATATACAACAGAAATTTCAGCGGATTGGGAGCACATTACACAGATTTACTACAATGTAATAAACAGAATCCGCAACGAATATGAAATGGCAGACGATCTGACAATGTTGGGAGGACATTCTTCTCACAGTTATATTAATGGAACTAACATGTACTTTGTGTACAACTACAATATCAACTGTGCTCCGGAAGACGAGCTTCGTGTTTACCATCATCCGATACAGAGGATTATTGTAGAAGAAACTTTGAAACTGGGCGGTTCTATGTGTCACCATCACGGAATCGGAAAATACCGTAATGAATGGACGAAAGAAGAGCATGGCTCCGCTTATTATATGCTTGAAACTCTGAAAAAGGCCTTTGATCCTAACGGAATCATGAACTTTGGAACGATTTTCCCGGAGGAAGAAGGCAAAAAGTATCAGCAGTAGTAAGGAGGGAAAAAAGTGAATAAAGAAACTATAAAACGATATATACAGCTTGCGCTTGTAGTTTCATCAGCCGGCGTAATATATCCGATCGCTTATCTGAAAAACAATTACCAGGAAACACTGCTTAGTGTATATAATATCAGTCTTCAGGAGCTGAATACTATTTTCCTTGCTCTGGGAATCATATCGGTCATAACGTATTTCCCAAGCGGAATACTTTGTGATAAATTTTCCTGCAAAAAACTTCTGGTAATCTCATTGATCGGAACGGCTGCAGCCGGCTTCTGGTTTGCAACCGTTCCGGAGTTTACCGGTATCGTCCTTATTTATATGCTATGGGGAATATTCTCGATTCTGACCTTCTGGTCAGCGCATATGAAGCTGATCAAGCTTCTGGCAAGGCCGGAAGAGCAGGGAAGGTTCTTCGGAATCCTGGATGGCGGACGAGGACTGATCGAAGCAGTTCTTGGTGTAATCGCAGTAGCAATCTTTGCAGCGCTGATGGGATCTGATCCTGGTCCAAAAGAGCAGCGCGAGGCAATGGTAGCTCTGGTTTACCTGTACACGGCTGCTATTGTAGTTGTTACGATCCTTATCATCATCTTCATGGATGACGACAAGAACCCGAACAGTATGTTCCGCCAAGGTTCTGAAGTAAAACAAGAGAAATTCAAAGTCAGCGAAGTGAAAGAGCTGCTGAAAAATAAAACAGTTTTTGTACTGTCAGGCATTATCTTTACAGCCTATGCGCTGACATGGACATTGTACTATTTCAGCGGATTCCTTGAAACAAACATTGGAATCGACGCTGTAACCGTCGGAGTTGTTATGACAGTTGTTCTGTGGCTGCGACCGGTGGGCGGATTTGTCGGCGGATTCCTGGGAGATAAATTAGGAAGGCCAAAGACAATCCTTACCGTACTCCTGTGTTCCTCCATTCTGTTGGTTGTTGTATCCGTTCTGCCGGCAACATCCGGACAGACACTGTTTATTGCGCTGATCCTGGTTCTGTCCTTCTTCATCTATGCAGTAAGAGGAACCTACTGGTCACTTATGGATGACTGTAAGGTAAATCCGGCTATCATCGGAACGGCAATGGGATTCACCGCTTTGCTTGGATATCTGCCGGATATCGTAGTACCGCTCTTCAATACCGCATGCTTTAATACATTTGGTCCTACAGGCGGATACTATGCTTTCTTTGTTGGAAGTGCAATTCTTGGAGTGATCGGAGTTATCCTTATTGCGATCTTTATCATGATGATCAAGAAGAGAGATAGAGGAGAAGCAAAATAGAGCATATGAGCAAAAAAATTGCCTGTCTGGTTAAGGTGATTCCGGATGTGGATCATTTTGCATACGATTATGAAAAAAACATTCTTGTCAGAGAGAATCAAAGATCGGTTCTGAATCCAGACGATGCATGTGCAGCGGCGGCGGCCCTGGAGCTGAAGAAAAAGACAGACGCTCAGGTGACAGCAGTTACCATGGGGCCGGAGTCAAGCCGCAAATATATGGAAGACTTGCTCCGAAGAGGAGCAGACAGAGCGGTTCTGATCACGGATCCGGCATACAGGGGAAGCGACACTTATGTGACGGCGAAGATCCTTGCCGGATATCTGGAAAAAGAAGGATTTGACCTGATCTTCTGCGGAACCCGCACGCTGGATGGAGATACCTCTCATATCCCGTCCCAGGTAGCAGAGTTTTTAAATATGAATGTGATGAATCATGTGGTGAAAGTGGCGGAAAGCCAGCAGAGTGAGGAAGAAGTGACAGTAAAAGTAAAAGCTGAGACAGAGTCTTTGCTGTTTGTCATTGATCTTCCGGCTGTGATCGCCCTTTCCTCTGACAGCAAATACAAGCTTCCCTTCGTAAAATATGAGGACAGGAAAAAAGACGTATCCGACAGGCTGACGATCATTACAAATGACGATCTTCATATGGCCCCGGAAGAGACAGGGCTGGAGGGATCGAAAACAAAGGTTGTCCGTACATATCCAAAACACTGCGAATATAAAGAAAAAAAGGTCGTTCAAAATGACGAGCAGGGGATTGAATATGTTTACGAGTATTTAAAAGAAAAAGGATTTTTATAGTATGACAAGAGGATTGGTTTATCTTGACCGTAAAGATATCAGGCGTTCTGCACAGCTTTTGGAGGTTGTGCGAAGTCTGTACCCGGAGGCTTTTGTAGACGCGGTGATTTTCGGAGAAGGAAACTGGGAAATAGAAGGTTTCTTCGACGAGGTACATCATTTCCTGGTGGAAGAGGATTTGCTGTATGATGTGCGCAGGATTGCGAAACACATACAGGATCTTCAGGAGGAAAAACAGTATGACTGTATTGTGATCCCGGCAACCCGTGAGGGACGGATGATGGCGCCGGCGCTGGCAATGAAGCTGCAGACAGGTCTTGTGGCGGATGTGGTGGAAGTGTCCAGAGAAAACGAAGAAATCTGTATGATGCGCCCGGCCTTTGACGGAAAGCTGATGGCCTGCATTACGAATCAGTCGAAGGGACCTGTCATGATGACGGTCAGACCCGGAGCCTTTCGCATGGCGGAGAAGCACATTCCTGAAAGGAAGGAATCTGCAAAAGTTATCATACACCGCTGTGAAAAGGAGGCTGCTCCTGGAATCCGCCTGCTGGAGAAGCAGGAGGCAGGGGAGAGCAAAGATATCCGGGAAGCGAGGGTGCTTGTATCTGGAGGAGGCGGAGTGGGAGAGCGTTTTCCGCAGCTTGAAAAGCTGGCAGATCTCCTTCACGGAATGGTTTCCTCCAGCAGAAGGCTTGTGGATGCAGGGATTACGCCCAGAAGTATACAGGTAGGTCAGTCCGGTAAGATTGTAAGCCCCAGATTATATGTTGCGCTCGGGATTTACGGATCTTTGCAGCATATGGAAGGACTTAGCAAAGTCGGGGATATTATAGCGGTCAATACGAATAAAAATGCGCCGATCTGCAGCCTTGCCTCTGTTGTGGTAGAAGGCGATGCGATCGAATTTGTGGATAAATTATCGAAAAAAATTATAAAAGAAAAGGAGAAATAAATTATGAAACAGATTACAGATTTCAACATGAACTATTTTTCACTGAAAGGGAAAAATGCAATCGTAACAGGAGGAAATACCGGACTTGGACAGGCGTTTTCACTGGCCCTTGCAAAAGCCGGAGCAAACATTTTCATGCCAAGCGTTATGCCGGATGATCCGGAGTTTAATAAGCTGATCGAAGCAGAAGGCGGAAAAGCTTATTACATGGAAGCAGATCTGACAAAAGACGGTATGGCAAAGGTTGTTACAGACACTGCTCTGGAAAAAATGGGATCCATTGATATCCTCGTAAACTGTGCGGGAATCTGCCCTTGTGAAGAGTGGGAAAATTTCGGAAGAGATCTGTGGGATAAAGGAACAGCAATCAACCTGACAGCAGCTTTTGAAATGACTACAGAATGCGGAAAGGTTATGAAAGAACAAAGAAGCGGAAAGATCATCAACATCTGCTCCTTGTTCTCTTTCCTGGGATGCCAGCTGTCTCCGGTATATGTTGCTACAAAACACGGTATTGCAGGTCTTACAAAGGCTTACTGTGATGAACTTGGACAGTACAATATCCAGGTAAACGGAATCGCTCCGGGATACTTTAAGACAAAAGCTGCAGAATATTCTGCAAACGATCCGGTAAGAAGCCAGAGAATCGTAGATCATACACCTGCAAACAGATGGGGAGAAGTTCATGACCTGATGGGAACGGTTGTATTCCTTGCAAGCGAAGCGTCCCAGTTTGTAAACGGACATATTCTGGCTGTAGACGGAGGCTATCTCGTTCGTTAATTTAGATTAAATTTCAGGAGAAAGACATGGAAAAGAAATATATTGTAGGCATCGATGTAGGTTCCCAGAGTGCGAAGGTGCTGATCTATGATCTCAAAGGCCACATTGCTGCAAAAGGGAAGAAAAAACTGGCGCCGATGCATCTGGCAGAGCCGGGAATCGTAGAGCATCCGGGAGATGACCTGTGGGAATCTTTGAGTGAGGCCTGCCGCCTGGCGCTGGAAGACTTCAAGGAAGATTACAGCACAATTATCGGCGTTGGTATCGGAGGTATCCGCTGCTGCAGAGTACTTCTCAAAAAAGACGGTACTTTGGCGCAGCCGGTGATCAGCTGGATGGATGCAAGAACAGCAGTGCCATATGAACACACAAATCCGGAGGTCGCTTATGTGACTTCCACCACAGGATATCTGTCCTGCCGTCTGACGGGAGAATTTAAAGACTGTATCGGAAATGCTTTCGGCGAGTGGCCGGTGGACATGGAGACATGGAACTGGAGCGAAGATGAGGAAGTGATCCGCAAATATCAGATCCCGAGGGAAATGTTATTCGAGGCAGTAGGGCCGGGAGAAATCCTCGGACATGTGACAAAGGCGGCCTCTGAAAAAACAGGATTGCCGGAAGGGCTTCCGGTAGTCAGCGTGACCAATGACAAGGCAGTAGAGGGCCTGGGAGCCGGACTGGTGAACGATCAGACGGCAGTGATTTCCCTTGGAACATACATTACTCTTATGATCCAGGGTAAGGAACTTCCAAAGGATCCAAAGGCGCTTTGGGCAATCATCTCATCTGTGCCGGGAAAATATCTGTACGAAAGCTACGGTATCCGCCGTGGAATGTGGACAGTAAGCTGGTTCCGCGATCTCTTTGGAGACGGGCTCATGCAGGAAGCGGCAAAACAGGGATTGTCCCCGGAAGAGCTGCTGAATAAGAAAGCAGAGAAGGTTCCGGCAGGATCGGACGGACTGATGACGGTTCTTGACTGGCTGGCAAATCCGTGGGAGCCGTACAAAAAGGGAATCATGATCGGCTTTGGCGCTCACATGGATGAAGCATATATGTACCGGTCTATTCTGGAAGGTATTGCTTATACAATGAAGAACAACTGCGATGCTATGTGTGAAGAGCTGGGCAAGCCTCTGAAAGAGATCGTGATCTCGGGAGGCGGTTCCAACAGCGACCTGTTTATGCAGATTTTTGCGGATATTTTCAATGTGCCTGCAAAGAGAAATGTAGTAAACGAATCAGCAAGTCTGGGCGCTGTTATCAACACTGCAGTTGCGCTGGGAGAATATGAAAGCTACGAAAAAGCTGTAGAAGAGATGGTAGAGATAAAAGATGTATTTATGCCGATCGAAAAGAATGCACAGCTGTATCAGAAGCTGAACCAGCGGGCATATAAGAACATGGCAAATTATACAGATGGCGTACTGAAAGAAATTTACAACGTCTATAATGAAGATGTGTAAAAGGTCTACCACCTGATGCCTTTGGGGAAGTTACGCCCGTTCTTTGACATAGCGGGCGATAACTTCCTCGATAAATATAAAGAAAATGATTCTGGATTTTTCATAGGCAATCGGAGAGAGCGTCTGGAACGTATCGGTGAGAAAGATGATCTGTCCGTAATCCGGGATGATGGAGGTGTTGTATTCTTCCACCAGCAGAAGAAGCTGGGCTCCCTTTTCTTTTGCCACTCTCTTATAATTGCGGAAGGAATCATAAGTGCCGGTGGCGGAGAAGATTACCACGATCGTGTCGGAATCTATAACGGAAGCCGCAGCAAGTTCATCCTCGCTTACGATGATGGTCTGGCTGCTGAAGAGCTGCAGTTTAAACTGGAAATACTGGGCGCAGTACTTGGAAGGACCGTAGCCTACCAGGACAATCTTTTTATACTGACGTATTTCGCTGATGAACCGATCGATGAGAGACTGGTCAAAAGTGTCCAGGAAGTGACGGATACGAGCAAATTCATCAGAAAAAGTTTTGGTGACTGGCTGGCGTTTGCAAATATAGTCCCGGTACTGTTTGTAGTTCTGGAAGCCAAGTTTTTTGACGAATTTTGATATCTTGGACGGAGAACAATGGCAGATTTCGGAAGCTTCCACGATCGTCAGTTTTTCATTTTTCTGGCATTCTTCTGTGAGGATTTTATGAATCTCTGTGTCCAGAGCGTTTAGTTGTCCGCTCATATCAATTTCTAACATGTTAAAGTCTCCTCCTGTTTTGGCCCGATAGTTTCGGGACTATCCGTATATTTGAAATAGTGAGATGTTCTTTAGTAAATATTTTATATGATTAAAAAAGAGATGTAAAGAAACAAAATTTTTAGATAACCATAAAATGACTGACGAAATATACAAAAATAATCGTGAAAAATCTGCGTTTTTCACAAAAATGACAAAAGGGGATTGACGAAAACAAGTGCATTTGCTATGGTTAAAGCAAGTTAAAACTGAATAGAGCGAAGAATCGTTAGAAGATAAAATGCAGAAAGACGATCAGATATATTGTTGTAACAGCAACAGATTATATTTGATGCGTCTTTTTTTATTTGCCGGAAACGTTCACTCTATTCTGACGGCGCAAAAGAGAAAACTACAAAAACAAAAGGAAAGGAAGATGAGGTTTTATGCATCAAATTAACGATTTTCACATGGGATTATTTTCTCTGGAGGGGAAAAATGCAGTAGTAACAGGAGGAAACTCCGGACTTGGACAGGCGTTTTCACTTGCTCTTGCAAAAGGCGGAGCAAATGTGTTGGCAGCCAGTATCGTAGATGATGACGGGGAGACAAAAGAGCTGATCGAAGGATGCGGCAAAGAATATCGGTTTGTAAAAGCAGATATTACGGCAGATGGAGAATGTAAAAGAGTAGTAGACGAATGTGTGAACACATGGGGAAGTATTGATATCCTTGTGAACTGTGCAGGACTTAGCATTAATATCGAAGATGTTACACAGTACACCAGAGAGCCCTGGGACAAGATGGTAGCTGTTAACCTGACAGCGGCATTTGAGATGACACACGAGGCGTTAAAATACATGATCCCGCAGAACAGCGGAAAGATCATCAACATCGGATCTCTTTATACATTCCTTGGCGGACAGTGGTCCCCGGCTTATGCGGCAACAAAGCATGGTATTGCAGGACTTGCCAAAGCAATGTGCGACGAACTTGCACAGTTTAATA encodes:
- a CDS encoding FAD-binding oxidoreductase, with translation MVKTKEELIKGLYDLLEETQINLEEEDLYEASADRYKKYAKAKKVLNVPAPAAIVYPYTAEEVQKLLVYCNENQINVIPRSGKTATEGGLENWKELTIVIDAKNLNKIIKIDTYNMQATVQAGVQLQVLEDELRKLGYTTGHSPQSKPVAEYGGLVATRSIGQFSTLYGGIEDMVVGLECVFPNGHISRIKNVPRRSGGPDIRHIPIGNEGTLCYITEVTVKIFKYYPDNNKFYGYLIDDVDTGIKILREVVTEGFRPSVARTYSEEDARQHFYHFYKGKCVLIFMAEGPKGLVKATCDAIEEAVEKFKDGVCEQVDSQLIQDWFEHLNWSQQDLDDERQGMIDNDRHDGYTTEISADWEHITQIYYNVINRIRNEYEMADDLTMLGGHSSHSYINGTNMYFVYNYNINCAPEDELRVYHHPIQRIIVEETLKLGGSMCHHHGIGKYRNEWTKEEHGSAYYMLETLKKAFDPNGIMNFGTIFPEEEGKKYQQ
- a CDS encoding MFS transporter, whose amino-acid sequence is MNKETIKRYIQLALVVSSAGVIYPIAYLKNNYQETLLSVYNISLQELNTIFLALGIISVITYFPSGILCDKFSCKKLLVISLIGTAAAGFWFATVPEFTGIVLIYMLWGIFSILTFWSAHMKLIKLLARPEEQGRFFGILDGGRGLIEAVLGVIAVAIFAALMGSDPGPKEQREAMVALVYLYTAAIVVVTILIIIFMDDDKNPNSMFRQGSEVKQEKFKVSEVKELLKNKTVFVLSGIIFTAYALTWTLYYFSGFLETNIGIDAVTVGVVMTVVLWLRPVGGFVGGFLGDKLGRPKTILTVLLCSSILLVVVSVLPATSGQTLFIALILVLSFFIYAVRGTYWSLMDDCKVNPAIIGTAMGFTALLGYLPDIVVPLFNTACFNTFGPTGGYYAFFVGSAILGVIGVILIAIFIMMIKKRDRGEAK
- a CDS encoding electron transfer flavoprotein subunit beta/FixA family protein translates to MSKKIACLVKVIPDVDHFAYDYEKNILVRENQRSVLNPDDACAAAAALELKKKTDAQVTAVTMGPESSRKYMEDLLRRGADRAVLITDPAYRGSDTYVTAKILAGYLEKEGFDLIFCGTRTLDGDTSHIPSQVAEFLNMNVMNHVVKVAESQQSEEEVTVKVKAETESLLFVIDLPAVIALSSDSKYKLPFVKYEDRKKDVSDRLTIITNDDLHMAPEETGLEGSKTKVVRTYPKHCEYKEKKVVQNDEQGIEYVYEYLKEKGFL
- a CDS encoding electron transfer flavoprotein subunit alpha/FixB family protein, whose amino-acid sequence is MTRGLVYLDRKDIRRSAQLLEVVRSLYPEAFVDAVIFGEGNWEIEGFFDEVHHFLVEEDLLYDVRRIAKHIQDLQEEKQYDCIVIPATREGRMMAPALAMKLQTGLVADVVEVSRENEEICMMRPAFDGKLMACITNQSKGPVMMTVRPGAFRMAEKHIPERKESAKVIIHRCEKEAAPGIRLLEKQEAGESKDIREARVLVSGGGGVGERFPQLEKLADLLHGMVSSSRRLVDAGITPRSIQVGQSGKIVSPRLYVALGIYGSLQHMEGLSKVGDIIAVNTNKNAPICSLASVVVEGDAIEFVDKLSKKIIKEKEK
- a CDS encoding SDR family oxidoreductase, yielding MKQITDFNMNYFSLKGKNAIVTGGNTGLGQAFSLALAKAGANIFMPSVMPDDPEFNKLIEAEGGKAYYMEADLTKDGMAKVVTDTALEKMGSIDILVNCAGICPCEEWENFGRDLWDKGTAINLTAAFEMTTECGKVMKEQRSGKIINICSLFSFLGCQLSPVYVATKHGIAGLTKAYCDELGQYNIQVNGIAPGYFKTKAAEYSANDPVRSQRIVDHTPANRWGEVHDLMGTVVFLASEASQFVNGHILAVDGGYLVR
- a CDS encoding FGGY-family carbohydrate kinase; this translates as MEKKYIVGIDVGSQSAKVLIYDLKGHIAAKGKKKLAPMHLAEPGIVEHPGDDLWESLSEACRLALEDFKEDYSTIIGVGIGGIRCCRVLLKKDGTLAQPVISWMDARTAVPYEHTNPEVAYVTSTTGYLSCRLTGEFKDCIGNAFGEWPVDMETWNWSEDEEVIRKYQIPREMLFEAVGPGEILGHVTKAASEKTGLPEGLPVVSVTNDKAVEGLGAGLVNDQTAVISLGTYITLMIQGKELPKDPKALWAIISSVPGKYLYESYGIRRGMWTVSWFRDLFGDGLMQEAAKQGLSPEELLNKKAEKVPAGSDGLMTVLDWLANPWEPYKKGIMIGFGAHMDEAYMYRSILEGIAYTMKNNCDAMCEELGKPLKEIVISGGGSNSDLFMQIFADIFNVPAKRNVVNESASLGAVINTAVALGEYESYEKAVEEMVEIKDVFMPIEKNAQLYQKLNQRAYKNMANYTDGVLKEIYNVYNEDV
- a CDS encoding MurR/RpiR family transcriptional regulator codes for the protein MLEIDMSGQLNALDTEIHKILTEECQKNEKLTIVEASEICHCSPSKISKFVKKLGFQNYKQYRDYICKRQPVTKTFSDEFARIRHFLDTFDQSLIDRFISEIRQYKKIVLVGYGPSKYCAQYFQFKLQLFSSQTIIVSEDELAAASVIDSDTIVVIFSATGTYDSFRNYKRVAKEKGAQLLLLVEEYNTSIIPDYGQIIFLTDTFQTLSPIAYEKSRIIFFIFIEEVIARYVKERA
- a CDS encoding SDR family oxidoreductase — encoded protein: MHQINDFHMGLFSLEGKNAVVTGGNSGLGQAFSLALAKGGANVLAASIVDDDGETKELIEGCGKEYRFVKADITADGECKRVVDECVNTWGSIDILVNCAGLSINIEDVTQYTREPWDKMVAVNLTAAFEMTHEALKYMIPQNSGKIINIGSLYTFLGGQWSPAYAATKHGIAGLAKAMCDELAQFNIQVNTIAPGYFATKLTEKTRSDPKRNAEILAHIPANRWGDLYDLMGACVFLASNASDYVNGHILTVDGGFLMR